The uncultured Desulfuromonas sp. genome has a segment encoding these proteins:
- a CDS encoding OmpA family protein, whose amino-acid sequence MKSKTMIPVPFLALISLLTLLTASGCVSKATYQQQLDQNQALQTDLYGTTEKLNNLQARYDIVEQQLEDAMNQNKALNDQNIAAMAEIDRLKNIFQARSQKQQAQLSELEKQQKELEAQQEQQQQRYQQLLDNKQQLEQELERERIAREARLAKMANTYNSLVANLEQEIERGEITINKLKDKLTVNLVEKILFPSGSADLTPAGIKVIRQVGDILKEVDDKDIRVEGHTDNLGISKALQAKFPSNWELSAARAANVVRVLQREVGIPGEKLEIGAYGPYRPVSSNDSAEGRAQNRRIQIVLVPPSDA is encoded by the coding sequence GTGAAATCAAAAACCATGATACCCGTTCCTTTTTTAGCCCTGATCAGTCTTCTCACACTCCTCACAGCCAGCGGTTGTGTGTCAAAGGCCACCTACCAGCAGCAGCTGGATCAGAATCAGGCATTGCAGACCGATCTGTATGGCACCACGGAAAAACTGAATAACCTGCAAGCGCGCTATGACATCGTAGAGCAACAGCTTGAAGATGCCATGAACCAGAACAAGGCTCTCAACGATCAGAACATTGCCGCAATGGCCGAAATTGACCGACTGAAAAACATCTTTCAGGCGCGCAGCCAGAAACAGCAGGCACAGCTTAGCGAGCTGGAAAAACAGCAAAAAGAACTCGAAGCTCAACAGGAGCAGCAACAGCAACGTTATCAGCAATTGCTCGACAACAAACAGCAACTGGAGCAGGAGCTGGAGCGTGAGCGCATTGCCCGTGAAGCACGCCTGGCAAAGATGGCCAACACTTATAACAGCCTGGTGGCTAATCTGGAGCAGGAAATTGAACGCGGTGAGATCACCATCAACAAACTTAAAGATAAGCTGACCGTCAACCTGGTGGAAAAAATCCTCTTCCCGTCCGGTTCCGCGGATCTGACTCCGGCCGGCATCAAGGTCATCCGTCAGGTCGGGGATATTCTCAAGGAAGTGGACGACAAGGATATCCGAGTTGAAGGCCACACCGACAACCTTGGCATCAGCAAGGCGCTGCAGGCCAAGTTTCCCAGCAACTGGGAGCTGTCCGCCGCCCGCGCCGCCAATGTGGTTCGCGTCCTACAACGTGAAGTCGGCATCCCCGGCGAAAAACTGGAGATCGGCGCTTACGGTCCCTATCGTCCCGTTTCCAGCAACGACAGCGCCGAGGGCCGTGCTCAAAACCGGCGCATTCAGATTGTGCTGGTGCCGCCCAGCGATGCCTGA
- a CDS encoding THxN family PEP-CTERM protein has translation MFKKILITFSIMGLLLFSVNSFAYVTTWEYTVQSVFTDSIFSSGSGDAPVITDTSLSWGDMTWQYPTQSSLVLDPAVVANTVDTYVGGGEVPNIGNYWAPDVSITHNNYVIPGDSRSLLTTIIRSTVTLDPNPFGPYPAASFDVDIAFFETPNDGSNENDVFALLNGFPNFNFSYDAGDGDGLVDYFVNVFPSNGEVLSLLTGAYADFVGVEDNTTLGFTTVEGQSTTLPFVFTISTDRLTVVPEPATFVLLGGGLLGLVFYTRRRRQ, from the coding sequence ATGTTTAAAAAAATTTTAATAACTTTCAGCATCATGGGCCTGCTGCTTTTTTCAGTGAATTCCTTCGCATATGTGACGACTTGGGAGTATACAGTGCAGTCGGTATTCACAGACAGTATATTTTCTTCCGGCAGTGGCGATGCCCCGGTGATCACAGATACCAGCCTGTCTTGGGGAGACATGACCTGGCAATATCCGACACAAAGCAGCCTGGTGCTCGATCCGGCCGTGGTTGCTAATACCGTGGACACCTATGTTGGCGGCGGTGAAGTCCCCAATATCGGCAACTACTGGGCTCCAGATGTTTCAATCACTCATAATAACTATGTCATACCGGGCGATTCTCGCTCTCTGCTGACAACCATTATCCGTTCAACCGTCACTTTGGATCCCAATCCTTTTGGCCCTTATCCTGCGGCCAGTTTTGACGTTGATATTGCTTTTTTTGAAACCCCCAATGACGGGTCCAATGAAAACGACGTTTTCGCCCTGCTCAACGGCTTCCCCAATTTCAATTTCTCCTATGATGCAGGTGATGGGGATGGCTTGGTCGATTATTTTGTTAATGTTTTCCCCAGCAATGGTGAGGTTCTCTCGCTGCTGACAGGGGCATATGCGGATTTCGTTGGCGTAGAAGACAACACGACACTGGGATTCACGACGGTCGAAGGACAATCCACGACGTTGCCGTTTGTCTTTACCATCTCAACGGATCGTCTGACTGTTGTTCCGGAACCGGCGACATTCGTGCTGCTTGGCGGTGGATTGCTGGGTCTTGTCTTCTATACACGGCGCCGTAGGCAATAA
- the nadC gene encoding carboxylating nicotinate-nucleotide diphosphorylase, which produces MFEIDRIIQMALREDIGSGDITTLSTVPKGTPSRAQLVAKEDFVLAGMEVVERVFKLLDADVAFEALKQDGQQIVRGDVLAWIKGDAHTLLQGERVALNLMQRMSGIATHTAAFVEAVAGTDAIIVDTRKTMPGLRVLDKYSVRMGGGQNHRTSLYDGVLIKENHIAAAGGITAAVKGARGRAPHTLKIEVETESLQDVQEALDAGADIIMLDNMTLDMLREAVDLIGDRAVTEASGGVNLDTVTDIAKTGVNLISVGALTHSSCAVDISMLFE; this is translated from the coding sequence GTGTTTGAAATTGACCGTATTATTCAAATGGCTCTGAGGGAGGATATTGGCTCCGGGGATATTACCACCTTATCGACTGTTCCCAAGGGAACGCCCAGCCGTGCGCAACTGGTGGCCAAAGAGGATTTTGTCCTGGCCGGGATGGAGGTTGTCGAGCGGGTCTTTAAGCTGCTGGATGCGGATGTGGCTTTTGAAGCTTTGAAACAGGATGGGCAACAGATTGTCCGTGGCGATGTGCTGGCCTGGATCAAAGGTGACGCCCATACCCTGTTGCAGGGTGAGCGGGTGGCGTTGAACCTGATGCAGCGCATGAGCGGCATTGCCACCCATACGGCAGCATTTGTTGAGGCTGTGGCCGGAACCGACGCGATCATCGTCGATACCCGCAAGACCATGCCCGGGCTGCGCGTGCTGGATAAATACTCGGTGCGCATGGGGGGTGGCCAGAATCATCGGACATCCTTGTATGATGGCGTATTGATCAAGGAAAACCACATTGCCGCCGCAGGTGGCATTACCGCTGCGGTGAAAGGTGCTCGTGGTCGTGCTCCCCATACGCTGAAGATCGAAGTCGAGACGGAATCACTGCAGGATGTTCAGGAGGCTCTTGATGCGGGAGCGGACATCATCATGCTTGACAACATGACTCTGGATATGCTGCGTGAGGCCGTGGACCTGATTGGTGATCGCGCTGTGACGGAAGCTTCGGGCGGTGTCAACCTCGACACCGTGACGGACATTGCTAAAACCGGTGTGAATTTGATCTCCGTCGGCGCCCTGACTCATTCCAGTTGCGCCGTTGATATTTCAATGCTGTTTGAATAG